atgttttgctgatgttgctgctttgacacctgaatttcacTCTGGgtattaataaaggttcatcttatcttatcttaaagacTTGACTTCATAATAGTACAATGAGGCATTAACTGTACATGTAGGCCTGCCAACTCGTAGTACAGTAGGTGTTGACCCATATAAGCTCAATAAAAAGACCCTGTTATGGTATCTGTAGTTTGCATGACAATAAACTGCATTTCCCGACATGCGTGGGAAGTTGGATGTTGCAGCAATAAGCTGGTTGCTGGTTGTCCAACCAGCCGGTGGACGATGAGACCGCCGTTTCGTAAAGTCACGGTGATTCAGCAATACACACAGCTCCGCCAAGACTTGCCAGTCAGTCCAAAATACCCAGGAAAAACCAGCTGTgaccactgtctctctctctctctctgtgtgtgtttgccaaaACAACACAGGATATCCACGTTTATTAGCTCACTATAAAGATCACTTTAGAGCACGTAGTACTCTTTCTACCGGACTAGAACAGCAACAAGTGAACGCACCACACAGCTACAACTACCGCTAGTTAGCGGGGTTTTATAAAGTTAAACACTCTAATATGTACTCAGTTTGATATTAAACGACTACATAAACAAATACTGAACACATACCACCCGTGtgaactgtatttattcacCTAGCTACCTCCAGAAGCCAGCCGGACCcttatagagagagaggagctgctgctgctgttgctataGTAGTAAACAGCCATCACGAGTGACCCTACGACATCCATCTTATAAGGCTTTAAATAACctatttaaatagttttaaaacATACAGTTTAAAATGGGAAGTGGGAATATCACCTGGCTGTCAAATGATATTAGTATAAAGGCGTAAATATGAATAACGAGGTCAAATAGTCCGCCTCGTCTTGAACATGCTAGTgactgttagcatgctagcttgTGAGGAGCTAACGTTAAAGCAGATTAAagcaaacagctgcctgctacCTCACACGTCCTTTGGTTGGTCGGCTAGTCAACTCACCGGTGGAGACACGTCCTTTAAGTGTTCGCCTGTTTATAACAATATTCCAGctacatattaataataagaaatgtttattttaccTGCTGGGTCGAAGCGACTCTGGGCGACAAAATGTCAGTCCGCCTTTTCCCGGAATTACTCCGCTGCTCTCTGAGGTTGGATTCtttcattcacaaaaaacaCAGAGCGACAATGACGTCAGGTCTAAAAGAATGAGGGCGGAGCCAAACCCCGCCCCCGCGGCGTACTCCGGGAGGATGTAAACAAGGAATCCCTCCTGCATCCAGAACTTTTCCATGACCAGCCCCTCTTTCTCCTGTTCCTAGGAACAACAACTGCTCTCTGGAAACAGATTATAACACACTGCTGGGAGAGGCTTTAAAGTCACGCTTTACTGACactatttaaaggggacatattataaaaaaagtgagatcttaacgtgtttttattataaagcaggcttaagtcctatataaatactgtgaaagtatcaaaacgctcaatccacagggaaatacacaccgCCCGTATACAGACACTCTGCacttgaaacaagctgtcaggatttctgtccatttgtgatgtcacaaatatacaatatttagaccctttatacagattttaaacgtaaacattctaaatgtgtcccagtttattcctgttgcagtggatgtgaatgtcaccagctgacaggaagtacacacggacccaagctgttgcctagcaacacaatcctgttgcaattccgtcgaaatgcgctaaaacggagcgtttcagacagagagtaaatataggtatattcaggccgacagtatgaggaaaataaagttgtttttttaacgttacagcatgtaaacatgttctagtagagacacaaaatacaagtatgaaccttaaaatgagcataatatgggacctttaacattagAAGCCATATGATGGGGATGTTAACAATCAAGCTGGAtccaacaataaaaacaagcaCTAAAGCTAAAACCCACAAACACAGATACTCATAGTTCACAGTAAAAGTGCTGAAAAGGGCATTTTAGGGCAGAATTTATTTCACTGCTGCACCAAATACAACCATATAGAGGTTTATCCATTATGTGTCTCTTTTTCTAACTCAGGAAATTATAAGGGCTGGGactactttattttatttagttacaAGTTATAAagttatatattataaagtTATAAGTTATATAAGTtataaaactgacaataacctgatattttcaggtggaatttcatttcattctcactgtgcaatatcacactgcaaatttccccactgtgggactaataaaggaatatcttatcttacatACAGCAGGACATTTAAGTTTCCTGGAACCATTATGTAGCTGccaataaaaaatgataaatgaaaatccTTAGAGGAAAAACATGTTTCACAAATAGCCTACTTCAGAATATGCTCAATTCAAGTAGAGGGTGCGTTgccgtaaagtgggacacctaaAGTCAAGTGGTTGTAGGTCTTCCTCAAACAAAAAAGTCAATACAACTATTGatatatttaatgtctttcaAATACGcctaaatgcttcaaaactattatagtctttattcattattctttatttattagtatttatAGTCTTactgtttgtttgatgttgttcGATTCTCTTTGTAACATCCACACACATAAGCCAAGGTTTTGTAACAGCAATAACTTTGAACATGGGATTGCACATTTAGCCTTGAGTGTTTTGTACATTAATTAAGGTGATTTAGGCCTTTTAACAGACTTTTCACTGTCCCACATTTCGGACATAATTGTCCCACATTAGAAAATCTAAATTTGTCTGTGAAAACTTGGCATTAGAGTACTCATATATCTACCATTTCTTTTTTGACTGTGATATCTGCATTTCCTTTTTTCGGTTTAATTAGGATACATCCTGGGGATTTCAGAGTGGTACTGGGTTTGTATTTAATATATTggcttcatatcacaatatattccaAAAATCTGGAGTGCAAAAAATGTCCTACATTAGGCTAATTCACCCTATATCTATAAATGGCCAAAATATATTGTCAATGTACCTGCAGTTGCCAATTTACATTGAACATAGGAGCAAATGTTCCACTCTGAActctactgtacatattttgaGTGAATACCATTCATTGGGACGTGGCTACATTGACCCATAAGGggaaatatgaatatttctaTAGTGATATATTCCCTGATTGTTACCCAGCTACGCTGTGTGGCAAAACAGTCAAGTCATGTCAAGTATAAAATAGACCATATAACAAATAACCAAAATGTGGTACCCTTTTTGCTATGTTGTTGCTCTTTTAACAATGTACGATTGTACCAATGCTTTATTAATGTTCTAACCATTTTGGGGTGTTCTCCTAATCCTTAATAAGTGTTATAACTAAGTACTAGTGCTCCAGCAATGCTGATTCAACTCCTGGctagatttttctaaagcctgaaaacagagcctgaaaacagagccaagaaaGGAGGACGGTccgcaggacagataataatgcacagagtgcactttcatagactaagctactggagttaccctgcactatattcatttttaacagtctcttctgcactatattcacttttttaatagtcctgtatcacagttgttaccctgcactatattcacttttaacagttttcttcatctccttgtatttttatatctggtatatttttttgtactttgtactactaacttttgtactgcctttttactaacatgttttgcactatggaactgtgatgctggaaacttgaatttccctcgggatcaataaagttactatctatctatctatctatctatctatctatctatctatctatctatctatccatctatctatctatctatctatctatctatctatctatctatgaggaggtgcagaagtctagttttctctcagaacacttgaattacaatatgctgaaagattatgaTGAAATTTCtttacccaatgatgcaaacaacattctgcctactgcaggtttaataacATTACATGTATTGCCACCAACAGGCTGCTATTTGACCGTCCCCGCTGCAGCAGGGGGCGCACTTTATTTCTGTGTGATTATACAAACTGACCCCTGACCCGATGACGTCATCCGTCCCTGACTCTCCTCACGTTTTCCCACCGTGACCTCGGAGTCTCCGACTGTCGGTGAACAGATGCACGCCTCCTCCTAGCATCAGCTTTAACGACACCCGCTGGGGAAATCATCAGAAATACACTCAAACGACCTGTCGACTCTCAGCGTGGTTATCCAGCGACCTGTTCTCCACCACCGTGCACACACAGCTGATCAACccgacagagagcagaggagagccgGCTAGCAGCAGACATCATGGCCGCTATCGAGGAGCTGTCCCCCGCTGCGGGCCCAGTGTCCACCCGGCCTCCAGAGGACGAGATCGACGACGACGAAGATGAAGATGTAAGTGGCTCAGTCATTCTAGTGAAGTGTAGATGAGAGAATAAAGATATAACTTAGATAAAGTGCACACTGTGCTGTTGTTGGCTAAGCATGGCTAGTTAGCATGGCTGTAGCTATGCTAACCAGCTAGtagcctctgtgtgtctgttcttGCTGTGACAAACCTGTTTGAGTCTGTTGCAAGCATACAACATTGTTAAGTAGTTAAAAGTGTTGTTTCGTCTACCTGGCAGTACGTTTCACGATCATGTTATGACAATAGCAAAATAATGGCCAGTTATCATGGCTATACaatgctaactagctagctagctacctgAGGTGTTTGTTCTGGCTGTGATGAATCCTGTTTGACTTCCTGATCTGTTGCAAAACACACAATAGTTAAAAGTATTGTTTCGTCTAACTAgcaggcaaggcaaggcagctttatttgtgtagcacatttcagcaacagggcaattcaaagtgctttacataaacattcaagaacattgcgacaaagtgcaaaagaatattaagacataattaaaacagttataaaaacattaaagattagaaaataaaaataaaagctaggatagaagctaaaatagagtataacacaagagtaaaagctctagtgcagtataagatcattatctggtttaataaaaggcagcagcaaacaggaaagttttaagctttgttttaaaagaagtgagagttggaggtcctgcaggtttctgggagcttgttcagatagttggtgcataaaaactgaacgctgcttctgcatgtttagttgtgactctggggacactaagcagacctgatccagatgacctgagaggtctggatggttcagaacatagcagaagatcagaaatgtattttggccctaaaccatttagtgctttgtaaaccagcagcagtattttgaaatcaattctctgagagacagggagccagtgtagagacttcagaactggactgatgtgatccactttcttggtcttagtgaggactctagcagcagcaggttctgaatcagctgcagctgtctgatccattttttaggaagaccagtaaagacgccgttacagtagtcaagtcggctgaagataaatgcatggactagtttttccaaatcctgctgagacatcagtcctctaattctttctatattcttcaggtgataaaaggctgtctttgtaattgtcttaatatggctgttaaagctcaggtcggACTACATTTCACCATCATGTTATGACGGTAGCTAAATAATATTTCAGTCTTAACACCAGCTATACCAACCTGTAGCAAACTTCCGGATGCACAAACTGTATTTACCAAGTTGATAAATGAatgtggatttatttatttgtttgcatgCTTTTATTCATATGAGATGCTGCTTGATTGCTTACTCGCAGTCTTTTTGTACCAACATTGTCATGTCtgatgtttgtgtatgtgtctcCTTCAGCTGGATGAGACACTGATGGAGAGGTTGTGGGGCCTGACAGAGATGTTCCCTGACACAGTTCGCACCGCTGCTGAGGCTTCTGCATACTGCTCTGTCTCACTGGCCAAGAAGTTTTACAggtatgtttcctgtctcacctgtgtgtgtgtgtgtgtgtgtgtgtgtgtgtgtgtgtcatggcaGCCAAGTGGATCTAGAGATTAACCGCTAATTTGTAGGTCTGATCCCAGCAGAAGCCATTGGTCCGTGAAGCAGAAACTAATCAGGTTGTtaatttgtttcagtttttcccgCTCTGCGCTCTGGGTCGGTACTACCTCCTTCATGATCTTGGTGCTTCCTGTTGTGTTCGAGACAGAAAGACTAcagctggagcagcagcagctacaacagcAGAGACAGGTGAGTGTTCATGTGCACATACGGTAACCAATAACTGACGGAGGGCCACAAACACCTACGCTTTTACAGGCGTGGGGAAGCAAGTATTGACACGGGCTGAGGAGTGAATGCACGTATGAGCAGAAATTGCAAAATCTAATAGATTAAACATGATGAACAACTTGAACAATCCACTCTTTCCCTTCCAGATCCTGTTGGGTCCCAACACTGGAATGTCTGGCGGGATGCCGGGCATGATGCCTCCCGCGCCTGGCAAGATGTGAGACACAGAAAGGGCCACCAACATGAAGCTGAGATCTGCTGCTAGCGATACAGCGGGGGCCGGTCgcaaggagagacagagagaccaCGGAGAAGGGCAAAGAACTTGCAGttcaacaaaaaaagagaagcaAAAGCATGACCGGCTCACTCCAACGTATTGGATTGGCTGATGGGATTAACActtctctctcactgtctctccttACTCCCAACATCATGCAGAGACTTATTTCCAGGAGCACTgcttctattttcttttttttaaataaatacttataTCAACATAAATAATGTGTTCTTTAGGGAATAGAAGGTACAAGTGGATaaattgagagaaaaaaaggttaCCAATTTCATGTCTTGGTGTTTGCAGTCTGAAGAACATTGCTGTACTAAGTGTGTCGGCAGTTTTGTTCATCATCACAAGCTTGCTGGTTCCACCTCTACATGGAGAATTAAGTGAGTAGAATATCTGACAGAGCGGTCCGATGCATTGTGGAGCATGCTGTAGACACTATTAATAGAAATGTGGTCCACATGATGGCCTCTTGAAGTTCTACAACCTAAATGACACTCTTTTCCTATGTGCTGCATTCCTGTTCGTACGTTTGTTAGAGTGCAATGCCTCTCACTTTAATTATTGGTTTTATTATATTGCAATGGATTGTATAATGCAACAACGCCAGATTCCATGCTGTTCAATGTGTCCTTTTCCATTGATAATATGTGAAAAGTAAAATGATTTTGTCATTTAAGACAGCGCACATGTCATAGGGTTTTGGACAAATGTTGGTTGCGGTGGTTGACTTAAGTTTTGATGCTTAAATGTCTCAATATTATCCTGACACGTCCAATCTGAAGAGAATGTTATTTTTCTGTTCTCTGTTGCCATCCGTGTGAATTTACaatctgttccctctgttcagTAAGCAAACCCGTGTCTCTGTTTTGTGTTCAACATGACTGCGGCAATTAAAACACCAAATCAAGTGGAAAGCCAAGTGTTTACTTTCTGTTAGTTGTGTCATTAAACTGCCCATAAAGCATTAAGTACAGATTTATTAATGAAAGAGCAGACTAaatgattatattattaattatattttctaGTATTGAAAAGAGTGTAGAGGAACACAAGATTATTTTTTCACTCAATTCTTAAAATGTTTACAAATCAAAACAGCcattagacttttttttccacatcagACATAttcacttactgtatatcaggAAAAGCTTAGGTGCAATCATGGCATTACTTATTTTGATTACCTGAGAGCTGGAACCAGAGCACCTAAATATAATGCAGCCATAATTAATGTCAACATGTCTGCAGTGAAAAGTGGTTGTTGTGAAAAGTTTTTACTATTGTGTCATGCAGCACATACATTTTCAAACACTACAAAGAGTCTAGACAATAAAGACTATAACAATGCACACAGCTAGTTATAATGCCAGTGTACAATGCTGCATTCACTGCTCTTTTTCAGCCCCTGGTTTTGTGGTTTGTAATAGGAATATGTCCTCTTTGGCAGTAACTAatgatacttttttgaaaatTCAAAGCCCGCTATAAATCACTTTATGGAGTTGCCTATATTCGCACTTGAAGGCGTTAATTGTTAGTGATCTCATAATACTGCACATCCATTGTTTATTTGTCGCTCAACTGATAAATTTGTAATATCCGACTGCTCTTGAACAGGACAGAAATCACGATTTCCCGCCAGTTGAGCAGAAAGCTGCTTGAAGAACTAAAGAGCTCTTAACCTCTTAACCTCTTAACCTTTTAACCTTGTATTGTTTAGTCAGTATCTCAAGATTATTGTTGTTTTCTAGTTAACAAAATTTAACAAGCAAATGTCCTAGCTTAGACAGTTTTACTGACTAGTTGTTTATGTGGTGAGCAGTTTAAAGACCAGAGCTAGCTGAGTTAGCAATTGAGCTAGCTACTTAAAAAGGTTAGCTGACCTTGGCTGACCTTGGTTGACCTTAGCTGACCTTGGCTAAAGATCCTTGTTAATTGGCAATAACTGGACCAGCTTAATCCATTTGATCTTCACCGTTTAACCCCCTACTACATTGAAAATGAAAGCTGCAGAGGATCAGGTTGTTGAAGATGATAATAGTTTCCAGGATGATGAGGTGAGATCATATTATTTAAATTACTCTTATCTTTGCTAACTTGCAGTAGCCATCCCTGATTAGAAAATCCCCCACAGCTAGTGTTATATAGCCTAAAACATTAGAATAAGTTGCCACCAATGCTAACAGTTGAAATGACCAAACTCTACAGATATCAATTTATATATAACATGACTTTACATTTAATGatcatttaaaattaaaatggaaTATTTTTTATTCAAAACAACAATTTAGGTGTAAACactgtatgaatgaatgaaagactttatttcaaacataaaaatgaataaaaacatacaaaacaagagtaatagtgtccgaaaaggagtagatagaagtaaaacttatattttcctacccctttctcacttctctaataactcatatatcatagtttatatattatattatcattctatctcagatttatttacatcccaaattaaatatatgaacagcatcccaagtttatttacaacccacatatccatccggagttaaaaaagtagatataaaccaacccttaacgcaacccttatcacaactcttcctcaacgaTATACCtgacaaaaatatcttttttgtgcagctttttaaagtgatttatatttgtgctccgcttcaacccatcacctaacccactccacaaatccaccccacagactgaaatacacatactcttctttgttgtacgaacaatgctttttaaaattcaattttcctcttaaattatatCCCCCatccctgtcacaaaacatttttttgaaaattgccctgaagtgaattatgtcttgctttGAACATAATTATtcggttttaaatttgaccaaatccatgaatttcaatgcatgtgactttaaaaagtgtgttccctatatcccacattatttactatcctgattgctctcttttgtagtatgcataatggttgtaagttgctttGACAATATGACAATAGTTTGATAATAATGTTTTGATAATTTATTAGTAAGTTATGCTACAGATGTTTTGAAGGTAAAGATTCTTCTCTTAAATAATCAAGTTTACTCCTCAGCAACTacgatattttctttttttgtgaaccGAACAGGAGTCCTTCTTCCAAGACATCGACCTCCTACAGAAACATGGCATTGTGAGTAAACAAGCAGGGCTGTAACACAGATTCCCCGTCAGATCAAAAGTCAGTTGTCTATGTGAGCATCTCTCTGTCCCTCCCCACATGTGACCACAGAATGCGGCAGACATCAAGAAGATGAAGTTAGTGGGTATCTGCACTGTGAAGGGGATTCAGATGACTACTCGCAAGGCTTTGTGCAACATCAAGGGCCTGTCAGAGGCGAAAGTGGAAAAAATCAAGGAGGCTGCTGGGAAAATGCTGGTAAAGGGGGATTTTCTTCTGTGAATTTCATGTCATTCTTCAACCTGTATTCTTGTGGCTTTAAGACTGAATTACTGGAGAACATTACAGAGCATTTGATGTTGCCTATGACATAATCTTCTTTACATTGTAGAATGTTGGTTTCCAGACCGCCTTTGAGTACAGTGCAAAGAGGAAGCAGGTGTTCCACATCACAACTGGGAGCCAGGAGTTTGAGTTAAGATATACTCTTAATGTTAATAACGTgtagaccagaggcctgtactacgaagcgagttcaacatacccagggtatcttctcgttatctggcttaactaaccctgaCAAACAAGATCCCACTAAGCAGTCCTATGATGGTGGTTACCACAAACATAAACaggtctactgtcagcagagcggcatattttacaaactaagagcaaactataatattagacaaatacgaagaaggtcaacacataatccagactaaaagtaacacagttgaagctgccaaatgcaggaaggacagctggcaaaagataaaattgccaatgtgtgaatgcgtaaattaacagacctATTCATttaaatactcaaaagtcagatatagtcgtctagatggggcagtgattaTTATAAAAAGCTTTCAGGATAAATTGGATGAatagattacacttcattatgccGTTAGGTGATGATGTGGCTTGTATGAGTATTTCAGCCTTCTCTCAGCTGCATccccggcggtgtgaaacggacttgagagcaagtaaaaaaaaaaatatataaaaacataattcaaagcggtaaacacctacagtatacagccagctgtcctttctgcatttgtcagtttaaactgtgttgcttttagcctggattatgactgtaacttcttcgtatttgcaatattatcatacaatctgcACATCGAGTTCTGATTGGTGAGTAGGTGGTACTTTTATACGACTTgttctcttatctggaacataacctgctttagagcaaggagggtgaaaagaggagatgtcacatCTTTGGGCTAACAAAtgcacagtaaaatctggtctgtactcgccgaaattgagccaaacgcaacgcacgaccgcagctccagctACACTGTGCATGTATTGTACCTCATACCACAAGACCCTTGTCCCACCCTCTTTCAAAAGGCCTTGCTcaggagcaggttaggtgtgcagcataagttaccatagcgatctaccccggtaagaagtgaaccacagttgtaggactgaaaaccctgaagggttaaccctgaggttacctcgctaaccccaaatcctgcttcgtagtacaggcctcagcgCTATTACAAGTTCAATTAGGCCAGATTTTAAAACCAGAAAGTGTAGATGGGATAGACATTTTCAGCAGCCTatttaaatccttttttttttttgcttttggtaatgccacattttaaacaaatgcaaattaatttaataaaaatgtttattgtttcagttgtgaaataaaaaaagactcagGCACATCACAAAGGgcagaaacagaataaaaaaagtgCTATTAATGCACAGAACTAGGGGTCTGCATCTTTCCCTCTAAGACAATTCAACACGTATCTCGATACAACATGGTCTGCGATACGATACAAAACGATACAGTACAAATAATAACTTCATTTCTCTGATTGTGAATCTGTTAAAATATTGCTAATTCAAAGTACACGTAAATATGTTAAAACATCTATCTTTTATCTCTGCAGTAAACTTTTGGGTGGAGGTATAGAGAGCATGGCTATCACAGAGGCCTTTGGAGGTGAGCAGATGTCTTCCTTTAGCTAAATATACTGTGTGTGATtatattgtttaaatatcactCAAAACTATTACTACATTGTTTCATCCTACAGAGTTCCGCACAGGGAAAACCCAGCTGTCTCACACATTCTGTGGTGAGTAAGGAGCCTTTCCGAAAATGGCTGCTCCAAAATGATTGATAAAACAACCGTACAAGTCAAATAAAACAGAGTCtgagttgtttttctttccacaGTCACTGCTCAGCTGCCTGGGGAGGATGGCTACTCAGGCGGGAA
The genomic region above belongs to Sebastes fasciatus isolate fSebFas1 chromosome 20, fSebFas1.pri, whole genome shotgun sequence and contains:
- the tomm22 gene encoding mitochondrial import receptor subunit TOM22 homolog yields the protein MAAIEELSPAAGPVSTRPPEDEIDDDEDEDLDETLMERLWGLTEMFPDTVRTAAEASAYCSVSLAKKFYSFSRSALWVGTTSFMILVLPVVFETERLQLEQQQLQQQRQILLGPNTGMSGGMPGMMPPAPGKM